A genomic segment from Agrobacterium vitis encodes:
- a CDS encoding electron transfer flavoprotein subunit alpha/FixB family protein, with product MAILLLADHDNATISEQTAKTLTAAAKIGGDIHVLVAGAGAKPAADAAAKLSGVSKVLLADSAELGNQLAEPLAALIVSLAPSYDTIITAATSVGKNVAPRVAALLDVAQISEIVEVISADTFKRPIYAGNAIQTVQSSDAKKVITVRTASFAAAAADGSAAVEAVAAVADPGLSSFVSDALSSSERPELTSAKIIISGGRALGSSEKFKEVILPLADKLGAAVGASRAAVDAGYAPNDWQVGQTGKVVAPQLYIACGISGAIQHLAGMKDSKVIVAINKDEEAPIFQVADYGLVADLFDALPEFEKAL from the coding sequence ATGGCCATTCTTCTTCTGGCAGATCACGACAACGCAACCATTTCCGAACAGACCGCCAAGACCCTGACGGCAGCAGCCAAAATTGGCGGCGATATCCATGTTCTCGTCGCTGGCGCAGGCGCTAAACCCGCCGCAGACGCCGCCGCCAAACTGTCCGGCGTCTCGAAAGTGCTGCTGGCCGACAGCGCCGAGCTTGGCAACCAGCTGGCCGAACCGCTGGCAGCCTTGATCGTGTCGCTTGCCCCCTCCTACGATACGATCATCACCGCCGCCACTTCAGTCGGCAAAAATGTCGCGCCGCGCGTTGCGGCCCTGCTTGATGTCGCCCAGATCTCGGAAATCGTCGAAGTGATCTCTGCCGACACCTTCAAGCGGCCGATCTATGCGGGCAATGCCATCCAGACGGTTCAGTCGAGCGATGCCAAGAAGGTCATCACCGTGCGCACCGCCTCCTTCGCCGCCGCTGCTGCCGATGGCTCGGCTGCGGTCGAGGCTGTGGCAGCGGTTGCCGATCCTGGCCTGTCCAGCTTTGTCTCGGATGCGCTGTCGTCGTCGGAGCGCCCGGAGCTGACATCCGCCAAGATCATCATCTCCGGCGGTCGCGCGCTCGGCTCCTCGGAGAAATTCAAGGAGGTTATTCTGCCGCTGGCCGACAAGCTGGGTGCCGCTGTCGGCGCCTCGCGTGCCGCCGTCGATGCTGGCTATGCGCCGAACGACTGGCAAGTTGGGCAGACCGGCAAGGTCGTCGCACCGCAGCTCTACATCGCCTGCGGCATTTCCGGTGCTATCCAGCATCTCGCCGGTATGAAGGACAGCAAGGTGATCGTCGCCATCAACAAGGATGAGGAAGCCCCGATCTTCCAGGTCGCAGACTACGGCCTCGTCGCAGACTTGTTCGACGCCCTGCCGGAATTTGAAAAGGCGCTTTGA
- a CDS encoding twin transmembrane helix small protein: MSSFTTILAIIVMGLVALVLVRGLFNMMKGGDANRSNKLMQLRVLLQAIAVVLIMLTLWITGGGR, encoded by the coding sequence ATGTCCTCATTCACCACCATTCTGGCCATTATCGTCATGGGGCTTGTCGCGCTGGTTCTGGTGCGCGGGCTGTTCAACATGATGAAGGGCGGCGATGCCAACCGCTCCAACAAGCTGATGCAATTGCGTGTGCTGCTTCAGGCCATTGCCGTCGTGCTGATCATGCTGACATTGTGGATCACCGGCGGCGGTCGCTAG
- a CDS encoding enoyl ACP reductase FabMG family protein, with amino-acid sequence MDTPVSLNRLSENTVFRKGDVFVLFGELFGRGYATGLLDEARRAGMEIVGITVGRRDENNALRPLDAEELSSAEAQLGGRIINIPLMGGFDLDAPEDGLTPTDLLAKMTLESWEHDKLDWDYIAQCRDIATARFTESLSKVMTVLDGMIAAGRNVFFAHTMAGGIPKAKVFLVIANRIYKGTGSRHMSSQTLLDSDMGKLILQNFDEVSANTFRHLIDFSAAIRERVEASGGQVRYTAYGYHGSSVLIDGSYRWQTYTNYTQGYAKMRLEGIAEQAWAKGIKATVYNCPEIRTNSSDVFTGIELPLIPLLLALKKEDGGKWADEQWQACQQLLADGLTMKDVFQKIADMQASEVMRPFYDFSAWPMANSQAQADLTISTSNGITQMHRNNKVMISDLLSGLVVKATGQLIFGESSDPSGPVLWLNHDIVARRLNASHSNSESPAPGMEPSPLEMV; translated from the coding sequence ATGGACACTCCGGTTTCACTAAATCGTCTTTCCGAGAACACGGTCTTTCGTAAGGGCGATGTTTTCGTACTCTTCGGCGAACTGTTCGGTCGCGGATACGCTACTGGATTGCTCGATGAAGCCAGGCGGGCAGGAATGGAGATTGTGGGGATCACTGTTGGGCGGCGCGACGAGAACAACGCGCTGCGGCCGCTCGACGCCGAGGAACTGTCTTCGGCCGAGGCCCAGCTGGGCGGCAGGATCATCAACATACCTCTTATGGGGGGGTTCGATCTCGATGCGCCCGAAGACGGCTTAACTCCCACCGATCTCCTGGCAAAAATGACGCTTGAGAGCTGGGAACACGACAAGCTCGACTGGGACTATATCGCGCAATGCCGCGACATCGCCACTGCGCGTTTTACGGAGTCGCTTTCGAAAGTCATGACCGTTCTCGACGGAATGATCGCCGCTGGCCGCAATGTGTTCTTTGCCCACACAATGGCTGGAGGCATCCCGAAGGCGAAGGTATTCTTGGTCATCGCCAATCGAATCTACAAGGGGACCGGAAGTCGCCACATGTCGTCGCAGACCTTGCTCGACAGTGACATGGGAAAACTCATCCTGCAGAATTTTGACGAGGTTTCCGCAAACACCTTTCGCCATCTCATTGATTTCAGCGCGGCGATCCGCGAGCGCGTGGAAGCTTCGGGTGGTCAAGTCCGATATACGGCCTATGGTTACCACGGATCGTCAGTCCTCATTGACGGAAGCTATCGTTGGCAGACCTACACCAACTATACCCAAGGCTATGCGAAGATGCGGCTCGAAGGCATTGCAGAGCAAGCCTGGGCGAAAGGAATCAAGGCAACTGTCTATAATTGTCCCGAAATCCGGACCAATTCCTCCGATGTATTCACGGGTATCGAGCTGCCCCTGATACCACTGCTGCTTGCCTTGAAGAAAGAAGACGGTGGCAAATGGGCAGATGAACAGTGGCAGGCCTGCCAGCAACTTCTGGCAGACGGCTTAACCATGAAGGATGTGTTCCAGAAGATCGCCGACATGCAGGCCAGCGAAGTCATGCGTCCGTTCTATGACTTTTCGGCATGGCCCATGGCAAACAGTCAGGCACAGGCCGATTTGACCATCAGCACGTCCAACGGGATCACCCAGATGCATCGCAATAACAAGGTGATGATCAGCGACCTCCTGAGCGGTCTCGTTGTGAAGGCAACCGGGCAGCTCATTTTTGGTGAATCTTCAGACCCCTCCGGTCCCGTCCTATGGCTCAACCACGATATCGTCGCTCGCCGACTGAACGCTTCCCACTCGAATTCGGAGTCTCCCGCGCCGGGAATGGAACCTTCGCCCCTTGAGATGGTGTGA
- a CDS encoding disulfide bond formation protein B — translation MTTLSSTRPGLAAALLLTLGMAGVVGSALAFEYLGGYIPCELCLLQRKPYYIGAAIGVVTVIAATINLPAKVTKSLILLLGLIMIVSAGLGVYHAGVEWHFWEGPSACSATSGAGFNGSGDILSQLNSFKGPSCTEAALRIFGVSLAGWNVLTSLVLAAIAFWGARRMKA, via the coding sequence ATGACCACGCTTTCTTCCACCCGGCCCGGTCTTGCCGCGGCCCTCCTGTTGACCCTTGGCATGGCCGGGGTCGTCGGCTCGGCTTTGGCCTTTGAATATCTCGGCGGCTATATTCCCTGCGAGCTTTGCCTGTTGCAGCGCAAGCCCTATTACATCGGCGCCGCAATCGGAGTGGTGACGGTCATCGCAGCCACCATCAACCTACCCGCTAAAGTCACGAAAAGCCTGATACTGCTTCTCGGCCTGATCATGATCGTCAGCGCCGGTCTTGGCGTCTACCATGCCGGCGTCGAATGGCATTTCTGGGAAGGGCCGAGCGCCTGCTCAGCCACCAGCGGCGCAGGCTTCAACGGCAGCGGCGATATCCTCTCGCAGCTCAACAGCTTCAAGGGGCCATCCTGCACAGAAGCAGCCTTGCGGATTTTCGGTGTGTCCTTGGCCGGCTGGAATGTCCTGACCAGCCTCGTTTTGGCCGCCATAGCCTTCTGGGGCGCACGGCGCATGAAGGCTTAA
- a CDS encoding YihY/virulence factor BrkB family protein, which produces MRSYLGRLYKVAFDAVWHFTEDDGWAMASHVALSILLAVFPFLIFGTALAGLLGANTFAPTAIHFIFDTWPEEIAKPISEQVVQVLTIPRGGLLTISVLAAAYFASNGVEALRTALNRAYRVTETRPWYITRLISLGFVIMGVAAFAVISVLLIAVPIALRFAERQFPLLKDFLALVSNWSVLGTLILLTIGLTISHLWLPADRRRLIDVLPGICLTLLLWLLGALAFAAYLATFANYAATYAGLASVMVVIIFLYMLGVLFLIGAEFNAALMKFSRPRTRSRRMSDRNPHQPTDVEG; this is translated from the coding sequence ATGCGGTCCTATCTGGGCAGGCTTTATAAGGTGGCCTTCGATGCGGTCTGGCATTTTACCGAGGACGATGGTTGGGCGATGGCGAGCCATGTGGCGCTGTCGATCCTGCTGGCCGTGTTTCCCTTCCTGATTTTCGGCACCGCGCTTGCCGGTCTTCTCGGGGCCAATACTTTTGCGCCGACCGCAATCCATTTCATTTTCGATACCTGGCCGGAAGAAATCGCCAAGCCGATTTCCGAGCAAGTGGTGCAGGTGCTGACCATTCCGCGCGGCGGGCTACTGACCATTTCGGTGCTGGCGGCGGCCTATTTCGCTTCCAACGGGGTGGAAGCGCTGCGCACCGCGCTGAACCGTGCCTACCGGGTCACGGAAACCCGGCCCTGGTATATTACCCGGCTTATCAGCCTCGGCTTCGTCATCATGGGGGTTGCCGCCTTTGCTGTGATCAGCGTGCTGCTGATCGCCGTGCCGATCGCGCTACGCTTTGCCGAGCGGCAATTTCCGCTTTTGAAGGATTTCCTGGCGCTGGTCTCGAACTGGAGCGTGCTTGGCACCCTGATCCTGCTGACCATCGGCCTGACGATTTCGCATCTCTGGCTACCGGCGGACCGGCGGCGTCTGATCGACGTTCTGCCCGGCATTTGTCTGACATTGCTGCTCTGGCTGCTGGGGGCGCTGGCCTTTGCCGCCTATCTCGCCACCTTTGCCAATTATGCCGCCACCTATGCCGGTCTGGCCTCGGTTATGGTGGTGATCATATTTCTCTACATGCTGGGTGTGCTGTTCCTGATTGGGGCGGAATTTAACGCGGCGCTGATGAAGTTTTCCAGGCCGCGCACGCGATCACGGCGAATGTCAGACCGCAATCCCCACCAGCCTACGGATGTCGAGGGGTGA
- the gluQRS gene encoding tRNA glutamyl-Q(34) synthetase GluQRS, with protein sequence MSNFQFPLVVPQKPVFRFAPSPNGYLHLGHALSALINADMAEATGGRLLLRIEDIDIDRCTPAFEAAIYEDLTWLGVTWEHQVRRQSEHIDAYRSALAKLQAMDLVYPAFLSRAEIKRQAQTAEAQGKVWPRDPDGAWHYPADERQMDRQLAQQRIDRGERHSLRLDTGKALSMLGGTLHWEERQGDTVQQIDANPTIWGDVILWRWDAPSSYHLSVVVDDALQGVTHVVRGEDLYQATAVHRLLQSLLGLPAPAYTHHRLMMGEDGRKLSKSLQSAGLRHLRADGLSPLDIRRLVGIAV encoded by the coding sequence ATGTCCAATTTCCAGTTTCCCTTAGTCGTTCCGCAAAAACCAGTCTTTCGTTTTGCGCCGAGCCCAAATGGCTATCTTCATCTCGGCCATGCCCTTTCGGCACTGATCAATGCGGATATGGCTGAGGCGACCGGTGGTCGGCTGCTGTTACGGATCGAGGATATCGACATCGACCGCTGCACGCCCGCATTCGAGGCGGCGATCTACGAGGATCTTACCTGGCTTGGCGTGACATGGGAACATCAGGTGCGCCGCCAGTCCGAGCATATCGACGCCTATCGTTCAGCCTTGGCAAAGCTTCAGGCTATGGATCTGGTCTATCCGGCTTTTCTCAGCCGCGCCGAGATCAAGCGGCAGGCGCAGACAGCAGAGGCGCAAGGCAAGGTCTGGCCGCGCGATCCCGATGGCGCCTGGCATTATCCTGCAGACGAACGGCAGATGGACCGGCAACTGGCGCAGCAACGGATCGACAGAGGCGAGCGCCACAGTCTGCGTCTGGATACAGGCAAAGCCCTCTCCATGCTTGGCGGCACCCTACATTGGGAGGAAAGACAAGGCGACACGGTGCAGCAGATCGACGCCAACCCGACGATCTGGGGCGATGTCATTCTCTGGCGCTGGGATGCACCGTCCAGCTACCATCTGTCGGTGGTGGTCGATGACGCGCTCCAGGGCGTGACCCATGTGGTGCGCGGCGAGGATCTCTACCAGGCTACCGCCGTCCACCGCCTGTTGCAGAGCCTGCTTGGCCTGCCCGCACCGGCCTATACGCACCATCGACTGATGATGGGCGAGGATGGGCGCAAACTGTCGAAAAGCCTGCAATCGGCAGGGCTCCGGCATTTGCGCGCAGATGGGCTATCACCCCTCGACATCCGTAGGCTGGTGGGGATTGCGGTCTGA
- a CDS encoding HNH endonuclease: MTIAVSPQSLPALVLNADYRPLSYYPLSLWSWQDAIKAVFLDRVNIIAEYDHSVCSPSFSMRLPSVVSLKTYVQPTRNPAFTRFNVFLRDKFQCQYCGSPDDLTFDHVIPRAHGGETTWQNVVAACSPCNLRKGSKLPKQANMFPAQKPYQPSVQDLHNNGRSFPPNYLHESWVDYLYWDSELQP, encoded by the coding sequence TTGACGATTGCAGTTTCGCCCCAGTCCTTGCCAGCGCTTGTGCTCAACGCTGATTATAGGCCACTGAGTTATTATCCCTTGTCGTTGTGGTCCTGGCAGGACGCGATCAAGGCGGTTTTCCTTGACCGTGTGAATATCATCGCCGAATACGATCATTCGGTCTGTTCACCCAGCTTTTCCATGCGGCTTCCCAGCGTGGTCAGCCTGAAAACCTATGTGCAGCCGACACGCAATCCCGCCTTCACACGCTTCAACGTGTTTCTGCGCGACAAGTTTCAGTGCCAATATTGCGGCTCGCCTGACGACCTGACCTTCGACCATGTCATTCCCCGCGCCCATGGTGGGGAAACAACCTGGCAGAATGTCGTGGCGGCGTGTTCGCCTTGTAATCTGCGCAAGGGGTCGAAATTGCCGAAACAGGCCAATATGTTCCCGGCCCAGAAGCCCTACCAGCCAAGCGTGCAGGACCTGCACAACAATGGCCGGTCGTTTCCACCCAATTACCTGCATGAAAGCTGGGTGGATTATCTCTATTGGGATTCCGAGCTTCAGCCTTAA
- a CDS encoding YqaA family protein: MLRRLYDWTMSLAARKSAEAWLGAISFVESSIFLVPADVLFLPMALAKPEKVWRYATIATVTSVLGGIAGWFLGYYAYESIARPILEFYGKADAFDQLRLSVDYETVVLLLITSGLAHLPPIKVVTILSGVAHVNIWLFIMTAIVARGGRFFLLAWLLRRYGEPIRHFIEKRLGLIAAIGAVVLIALFVAYRLLVH; encoded by the coding sequence ATGCTGCGACGCCTTTACGACTGGACAATGTCGCTTGCCGCCCGCAAATCCGCGGAAGCCTGGCTTGGAGCAATCTCCTTTGTAGAAAGCTCAATCTTTCTTGTTCCTGCCGACGTGCTGTTCCTGCCCATGGCGCTGGCCAAGCCGGAAAAGGTCTGGCGCTATGCCACCATTGCCACCGTAACCTCGGTTCTCGGCGGCATAGCCGGTTGGTTTCTCGGCTATTATGCTTATGAAAGCATTGCCCGGCCAATCCTGGAATTCTACGGCAAGGCCGATGCCTTCGATCAGTTGCGCCTGTCGGTCGATTACGAGACGGTGGTGCTGCTGCTGATCACCTCCGGCCTGGCCCATCTGCCACCGATCAAGGTGGTTACGATCCTGTCTGGCGTCGCGCATGTGAATATCTGGTTGTTCATCATGACCGCCATCGTCGCGCGTGGAGGCCGATTTTTCTTGTTGGCCTGGCTGCTGCGTCGCTATGGCGAACCGATCCGCCACTTCATTGAAAAACGCCTCGGCCTGATCGCTGCCATCGGCGCTGTCGTACTGATTGCCCTGTTCGTCGCCTATCGCCTCCTTGTGCATTGA
- a CDS encoding SDR family oxidoreductase has protein sequence MVAEKSIIVTGCSSGIGAYCARALKQDGWRVFATVRKVEDLKSLEDDGLEALLMDYRDTASIAALTETVLSRTGGRLDALFNNGAYGQAGAVEDLPTEALREQFETNVFGWHDLTRRIVPVMRVQGSGRIVQCSSILGLIPYRWRGAYTASKYALEGLSLTLRMELDGSGVMVSLIEPGPIESRFTANCLEAIKRNIDVENSVHAADYQRQLARLDGTGPKNRHKLGPDAVYKVLQHALTAKRPRPHYLVTKPAKQGVALKRLMPSDLFYRLMRALD, from the coding sequence ATGGTCGCAGAGAAAAGCATTATCGTTACCGGCTGCTCCTCCGGCATTGGAGCCTACTGCGCCCGCGCCCTGAAGCAGGATGGCTGGCGGGTGTTTGCCACCGTGCGCAAGGTGGAAGATCTTAAATCCCTTGAGGATGACGGCCTTGAAGCGCTGCTGATGGATTACCGCGACACGGCAAGCATCGCGGCCCTCACGGAGACCGTGTTATCGCGCACCGGCGGGCGGCTGGACGCCCTGTTCAACAATGGCGCCTATGGCCAGGCAGGTGCGGTCGAAGATCTGCCAACGGAGGCGCTTCGTGAACAGTTCGAGACCAATGTGTTCGGCTGGCACGACCTGACACGGCGGATCGTGCCGGTGATGCGCGTACAAGGATCGGGCCGGATCGTGCAATGCTCGTCTATTCTCGGCCTCATTCCCTATCGCTGGCGTGGTGCCTATACGGCCTCCAAATATGCCCTGGAGGGCCTGTCGCTCACCCTGCGGATGGAACTGGACGGCAGCGGCGTCATGGTCAGCCTGATCGAGCCGGGTCCGATAGAGAGCCGCTTCACCGCCAATTGCCTTGAGGCCATCAAACGCAATATCGACGTGGAAAATTCTGTCCATGCTGCAGATTACCAGCGGCAATTGGCGCGCCTCGACGGCACCGGCCCGAAAAACCGCCACAAGCTTGGACCGGATGCCGTGTATAAAGTGCTGCAACACGCCTTGACCGCGAAGCGTCCACGGCCACATTATCTGGTCACGAAGCCGGCGAAACAGGGCGTCGCACTCAAACGGCTGATGCCGTCCGATCTCTTCTATCGGCTGATGCGGGCGCTGGATTGA
- a CDS encoding electron transfer flavoprotein subunit beta/FixA family protein, translated as MKILVPVKRVVDYNVKIRVKPDGSGVELANVKMSMNPFDEISVEEALRLKEAGKAEEVVVVSIGPAKAEETLRTALAMGADRAILVETEDAVEPLAVAKILKGIVEAEAPGLVIVGKQAIDDDSNQTGQMLAALLGWAQATFASKLEIGEGSANVTREVDGGLQTIAVKLPAVVTTDLRLNEPRYASLPNIMKAKKKPLDKKTPADFNVDTTPRLKVLKTEEPGGRKAGIKVKSVAELVEKLKNEAGVL; from the coding sequence ATGAAGATTCTCGTGCCCGTCAAGCGCGTCGTCGATTATAACGTCAAGATCCGCGTCAAGCCGGATGGCTCCGGCGTGGAGCTTGCCAATGTGAAGATGTCGATGAACCCGTTCGACGAAATTTCCGTTGAGGAAGCGCTGCGCCTGAAAGAAGCAGGCAAGGCAGAGGAAGTGGTCGTGGTCTCCATCGGCCCGGCCAAGGCCGAGGAAACCCTGCGTACGGCCCTTGCCATGGGCGCGGACCGGGCCATCCTGGTGGAAACCGAGGATGCCGTCGAGCCGCTGGCCGTCGCCAAGATTCTGAAAGGCATCGTCGAAGCCGAGGCCCCCGGCCTGGTTATCGTCGGCAAGCAGGCGATTGATGATGACAGCAACCAGACGGGGCAGATGCTCGCAGCCCTCTTGGGCTGGGCGCAGGCCACCTTTGCCTCCAAGCTGGAGATCGGCGAGGGTTCGGCCAATGTCACCCGCGAAGTCGATGGCGGTTTGCAGACCATTGCCGTCAAACTGCCTGCCGTGGTCACCACTGACCTGCGCCTGAACGAGCCGCGCTATGCCTCGCTGCCGAATATCATGAAGGCCAAGAAGAAGCCGCTCGACAAGAAGACACCCGCCGATTTCAACGTCGATACCACACCGCGCCTCAAGGTGCTGAAGACCGAGGAGCCGGGTGGCCGCAAGGCAGGCATCAAGGTCAAGTCGGTGGCCGAACTGGTCGAAAAGCTTAAAAACGAAGCCGGCGTGCTTTGA
- a CDS encoding DNA-3-methyladenine glycosylase family protein — MGETMRIRSQADLATGLEALLGIDPRLHAIAREAGPLPLRLTEPGFEGLAFIIVSQMVSRASADAIWRRLCGAMGTADPAAYLALGDTALSLGLSRAKHACLSGLASAVHAGDIDLLAILDQPVEAGIAELTRLRGIGLWTSEVYLMFCGGHADVFPAGDVALRAAVGDGLCLAARPDIRETTRIALTWRPYRAIAARLFWAFYAARLRREAAPVPV, encoded by the coding sequence ATGGGCGAGACGATGCGTATTCGCAGCCAGGCGGATCTTGCCACCGGCCTTGAGGCCTTGCTTGGTATCGATCCCCGGCTGCATGCCATTGCCCGCGAAGCCGGGCCTTTGCCGCTCCGGTTGACAGAGCCGGGTTTCGAAGGGCTGGCCTTCATCATCGTCTCGCAGATGGTGTCGCGCGCCAGTGCCGATGCGATTTGGCGGCGGCTTTGTGGGGCGATGGGTACAGCCGACCCCGCCGCCTATCTGGCGCTGGGCGACACAGCGCTTTCGCTGGGTCTTTCGCGCGCCAAACATGCCTGCCTGAGCGGTCTGGCGTCTGCAGTCCACGCCGGTGACATTGACCTGCTGGCAATCCTCGATCAGCCAGTAGAGGCGGGCATTGCCGAGCTGACCCGGCTGCGTGGCATTGGGCTGTGGACATCGGAAGTTTATTTGATGTTTTGTGGCGGTCACGCAGATGTGTTTCCGGCGGGTGATGTGGCGCTGCGGGCGGCGGTGGGGGACGGCCTTTGCCTTGCCGCGCGCCCGGACATCCGCGAAACCACCCGAATCGCACTGACCTGGCGGCCATACCGCGCCATTGCGGCACGGTTGTTCTGGGCCTTTTATGCGGCGCGTTTACGACGCGAAGCAGCGCCGGTGCCGGTCTGA
- a CDS encoding cob(I)yrinic acid a,c-diamide adenosyltransferase gives MVKLNKIYTRTGDDGTTALVCGPRRFKHDLRVDAYGTIDEANSAIGVARLHTAGDEVLDAMLFRIQNDLFDLGADLATPDTGEKLEWEPLRVVQSQVDRIEQEIDALNAHLEPLKSFVLPAGSPASANLHLARTIARRAERIMVDLMQIPGEAVSAPALKYVNRLSDFLFVAARYANEIGKADVLWVPGKNR, from the coding sequence ATGGTAAAACTCAATAAAATCTACACCCGCACCGGCGATGACGGCACCACAGCGCTGGTCTGCGGCCCGCGCCGCTTCAAGCACGACCTGCGTGTTGATGCCTATGGCACGATCGATGAGGCCAACAGCGCCATCGGCGTTGCCCGCCTGCATACGGCAGGCGATGAGGTGCTGGATGCCATGCTGTTTCGCATCCAGAACGACCTTTTCGATCTTGGTGCTGATCTGGCCACGCCCGATACCGGCGAAAAACTGGAATGGGAGCCCCTGCGCGTCGTCCAGAGCCAGGTGGACAGGATCGAGCAGGAAATCGATGCACTGAACGCCCATCTCGAACCGCTGAAATCCTTTGTCTTGCCCGCAGGCTCACCAGCCTCCGCCAATCTGCATCTGGCCCGCACCATCGCAAGACGCGCCGAGCGGATCATGGTCGATCTGATGCAAATCCCCGGCGAGGCCGTTTCTGCACCGGCGCTAAAATATGTCAACCGACTGTCGGATTTCCTGTTCGTCGCCGCCCGCTATGCCAATGAGATCGGCAAGGCCGATGTCCTCTGGGTGCCGGGGAAAAACAGATAG